GCCGCCGAGACCGCCCGTGGCGAAGACGCTGATGCCGGCGCGGTGAGCGGCGTAGAGGGTGGTGGCGACGGTGGTGCCCGCGTCCCTGCCGCTCGCCAGAAGCGCGGAGAGGTTCCAGAGCGAGGCCTTGTCGGCGTCCGCCCCGGCGAGGTGCTCGAGCTCGTCCTCCTCCAGACCGACGACGAGCTCGCCGCCGATGACGCCGACGGTGGCGGGCAAGGCCCCCGCGGCGCGGACGGTCTCCTCGAGCTCGCGGGCGAGCCGCAGGTTCTCCGGCCGCGGCAGGCCGTGGGTGATGACGGTGGACTCGAGCGCCACGACGGCCTCGCCGCGGGCCAGGGCGGAGGAGGCGCCAGGAGAGATTCGAAACGACATATGTCATTATACCGTAACGAGGTGATGGGAATTTTGAGACTTCGGCCCTTACTATTGAGGCTATGACCCTCGAGCCTACGACCGCTGAAAACCATGCTCGTCAGGAGACGGCGCCGATCACCGAACTGCGCGGGGTGACCAAGACCTACCCCGGCGCCAGCGCCGTCACGGCCCTGCGCGACCTCTCGCTGACGGTGCGCGCGGGCGAGTTCGTGGCGATCATGGGCAGGTCGGGCTCGGGCAAGTCCACGCTGTTAAACCTGCTCGGGCTGCTCGACCGCCCGACCGCGGGCAGCCTGCGCCTTCACGGCGAGGAGGTAGGCAGCAAGGGCGACGATGAACTCGCGCGCCTGCGCCGCGAGAAGCTGGGCTTCATCTTCCAGTCCTTCAACCTCTTCGCTAGGGCCACCGCCCTGAACAACGTCGCCATGACGCTGCTCTACGCCGGCGTGCCCGTGGCCGAGCGGCGGCGGCGCGCCGAGGCGATGCTCCGCAGGGTCGGCCTCGCCGACCGCGCCCACCACCTGCCCAGCGCACTCTCGGGCGGGCAGCAGCAGCGGGTGGCGATCGCCCGGGCGCTCGTCAACGACCCGGTCATGATCTTGGCCGACGAGCCGACCGGCAACCTCGACTCGAGGACGGGCGAGAGCGTCTTGGCGCTCCTGCAGGAGCTAAACGAGGGCGGTGCGACCATCCTTATGGTCACCCACGACGAGGACATCGCCCGCCACACCGGGCGCATCGTCCGCCTCTTCGACGGCGAGATCAGAGAGGATCGCGCGGTGGCCAAGCCGCTGCGCGCCGCGCGGGCCCTGTGAAGGCGGGAAGCCGTAAGGCCGCTATGAGGCTAGGTATGAATGAGGCTAGGGGTATGAGGCTGCTATGAGGCTAGGGGACTACTTCGCGGCCGCGCTCGAGAACATCCGGGCGGCCAAGCTGCGCAGCTTTCTGACCTCGCTGGGCATCATCATCGGGATCGGCTCGGTGGTCCTGCTCATCGCCATCGGCCAGGGGGTCAGCGAGACCGTGACGGGCGCCTTTGCCGATCTGGGCTCGACCAGGATCACGGTGACGCCGGGGGCGCCCAGGGGCCAGGGGCTGACCTTCGGGCCGGGCTCCGGCGCGGCCAGCACGCTCAGCTTAGAGGACGCCGCGGCACTCGCGGAGCTCGAGGGGGTGGCGGCGGTCGCGCCCGTCATCGCCCTGGCGGCGACCGCGCGCGGGCCCGAGGCGAGCCTGACGCTGGCGGCGGTCGGCACCACCCCGGCCTATCTCGAGGTGGCGCGCCAGCGCCTGCTGGCCGGCCGGGCCTTTGCCGGGGACGACGAGCTGGTGCTCAACCAGGCGGCGGCCGCGCCGCTCTTGGGCACGTCCAATAGTTCGGAGGCCGTCGGGATGCGCGTGACGCTGAGCGCTCAAGCCTTCAGTCAGGTCTTCACCGTGGTCGGCATCGTCGAGGACGTGCTGCCGCCCTTCGCCCAGGCGGGGCCGGGCGGCGCGGACGAGGCGCGCGCCAGTCCCACCGCCCTCTTGCCCGTCGGGCGGGCCCTGGCGGCGGCGGGGACGGAGCGGGTGGCGCAAATAATCCTCAGCGCCGAGAGCCCGGACGAGGTCGCGGCGACCGAGGAGCGGGTCCAGGCTGCGCTTTTGGAGCGCCGGGACGGCAGCCAGGACTTCAGGGTCAGCTCGCTGCAAGAGGTCATCGCCTCCTTCAGCGAGGTGTTCGAGGTGCTCACCCTCTTTCTCACCGCCATCGCCGGGATTTCGCTGCTCGTCGGCGGCATCGGCATCATGAACATCATGCTGGTGACGGTCACCGAGCGCACCCGCGAGATCGGCGTCGCCAAGGCGATCGGCGCGACGAGGCGCGATGTCGTCCTGCAGTTTCTGGTCGAAGCGGTGGTGCTCAGCCTGATCGGCGGGGCCCTGGGCCTGCTCTTCGCCTGGCTCGGCACCCTGGTCTTGCAGCGGGGCTTCGGCCTGCCCGCCGTCGTCACGCCGTCGGCCGTCTTTCTGGCGGTGGGCGTGTCGGCCGCAATCGGCGTCTTTTTCGGGGTGGTGCCGGCCTGGCGCGCGGCGCGGCTCGACCCGATCGAGGCTCTGCGCCACCAGTAAGGGCGCGACAGTAAGGGCGCAAGCACGCGCCGTGGTAAGCTCTCGCGGTGGACCTGCCCGACCTCGACAGCCTCATGCCCTACCTGGGCCAGCTCACCTTCGGCGCGCTCGCCGGTTTCGCGGTGGGCTACACCCTCAAGAAGGTGAGCAAGCTCATGGCCCTGCTTCTCGGCGTGCTCTTCATCTGCCTTCAGCTCCTGGCCTACTACGGCTTTGTGAGCATCGATTGGCCGCGCGTCCAGGAGAGCATGGACCCTCTCTTGGGCGCCGAGCCCTTGAACCAGACGTGGCGGGGTCTGCTCGAGCTCCTGACCGCCAACGTGCCCTTTGCCGCGGCCTTCGTCCCCAGCATGATCCTGGGCCTGCGCCAGGGTTAGGGGGCCGACAGCGGAGGTCTGCGGCCGTGTTAGCCTGCGAAAGGCAAGTTCTTGGCGTCCCCGGCTTAATCTGAGTCCTCGAGACTCAAGCTACTTGAC
Above is a window of Deinococcota bacterium DNA encoding:
- a CDS encoding FUN14 domain-containing protein, translated to MDLPDLDSLMPYLGQLTFGALAGFAVGYTLKKVSKLMALLLGVLFICLQLLAYYGFVSIDWPRVQESMDPLLGAEPLNQTWRGLLELLTANVPFAAAFVPSMILGLRQG
- a CDS encoding ABC transporter permease, encoding MRLGDYFAAALENIRAAKLRSFLTSLGIIIGIGSVVLLIAIGQGVSETVTGAFADLGSTRITVTPGAPRGQGLTFGPGSGAASTLSLEDAAALAELEGVAAVAPVIALAATARGPEASLTLAAVGTTPAYLEVARQRLLAGRAFAGDDELVLNQAAAAPLLGTSNSSEAVGMRVTLSAQAFSQVFTVVGIVEDVLPPFAQAGPGGADEARASPTALLPVGRALAAAGTERVAQIILSAESPDEVAATEERVQAALLERRDGSQDFRVSSLQEVIASFSEVFEVLTLFLTAIAGISLLVGGIGIMNIMLVTVTERTREIGVAKAIGATRRDVVLQFLVEAVVLSLIGGALGLLFAWLGTLVLQRGFGLPAVVTPSAVFLAVGVSAAIGVFFGVVPAWRAARLDPIEALRHQ
- a CDS encoding ABC transporter ATP-binding protein — its product is MTLEPTTAENHARQETAPITELRGVTKTYPGASAVTALRDLSLTVRAGEFVAIMGRSGSGKSTLLNLLGLLDRPTAGSLRLHGEEVGSKGDDELARLRREKLGFIFQSFNLFARATALNNVAMTLLYAGVPVAERRRRAEAMLRRVGLADRAHHLPSALSGGQQQRVAIARALVNDPVMILADEPTGNLDSRTGESVLALLQELNEGGATILMVTHDEDIARHTGRIVRLFDGEIREDRAVAKPLRAARAL